A genomic stretch from Microtus pennsylvanicus isolate mMicPen1 chromosome 11, mMicPen1.hap1, whole genome shotgun sequence includes:
- the Mprip gene encoding myosin phosphatase Rho-interacting protein isoform X3: MSAVKENPCRKFQANIFNKSKCQNCFKPRESHLLNDEDLTQAKPIYGGWLLLAPDGTDFDNPVHRSRKWQRRFFILYEHGLLRYALDEMPTTLPQGTINMNQCTDVVDGEARTGQKFSLCILTPDKEHFIRAETKEIISGWLEMLMVYPRTNKQNQKKKRKVEPPTAQEPGPAKMAVTSSTGGGSGSSSSSIPSAEKVPTTKSTLWQEEMRAKDQPDGNSLNPAQSPSQSLPPAACTPREPGPESKEDESTMSGDRVDSGRKVRVESGYFSLEKAKQDLRAEEQLPPPLSPPSPSTPHSRYGCPGSPSQELSHPLHSPGLPAPSRMVYSIFPDSMGEASRPPNHMDSSGAGGWGTEIPGSTFAFKASRQYAALADVPKAIRISHREAFQVERRRLERRTRARSPGREEVARLFGNERRRSQVIEKFEALDIEKAEHMETNMLIMTTPSSDTRQGRSEKRAIPRKRDFASEAPTVPLSDACPLSPHRRAKSLDRRSTESSMTPDLLNFKKGWLTKQYEDGQWKKHWFVLADQSLRYYRDSVAEEAADLDGEIDLSTCYDVTEYPVQRNYGFQIHTKKGEFTLSAMTSGIRRNWIQTIMKHVLPASIPDVTSSLPEEKNKSTPSFETCPRPNEKQEAEPGEPDPEQKKSRARERRREGRSKTFDWAEFRPIQQALAQERANTVGSSDAGEPGRLEAEPGELERERARRREERRKRFGMLETVDGPGMEDTALRMDIDRSPGLLGAPDLKTQNVHVEIEQRWHQVETTPLREEKQVPIAPLHLSLEDRTERLSTHELTSLLEKELEQSQKEASDLLEQNRLLQDQLRVALGREQSAREGYVLQTEVATSPSGAWQRLHRVNQDLQSELEAQCRRQELITQQIQTLKHSYGEAKDAIRHHEAEIQTLQARLGNAAAELALKEQALAKLKGELKLEQGKVREQLEEWQHSKAMLSGQLRASEQKLKSTEALLLEKTQELRDLETQQALQKDRQKEVQRLQECIAELSQQLGTSEQAQHLMEKKLKRNYTLLLESCEQEKQALLQNLKEVEDKASAYEDQLQSHVQQVEALQKEKLNETSKGSEQVHQLEEELEAREASIRQLAQHVQSLHDERDLIKQQFQELMERVAMSDGDVAELQEKLRGREADYQNLEHSHHKVSIQLQSVRTLLREKEEELKHIKEAHERVLEKKDQDLNEALVKMIALGSSLEETEIKLQEKEECLRRFVSDSPKDAKGPQSTAEQTEEDRGILPLGSVTRVFPGFPHSQPEDEDPGAGLGEECNSGSPSREENMVPPKSADVPDRDGHLQSTSKSDQGAPVKRPRIRFSTIQCQRYIHPEGCAKAWTSSTSSDTSQDQSPSEDSVSSEATPSTLPAAADAETYISIIHSLETKLYVTEEKLKDVTVRLESQQGQSQEALLALHQQWAGTEAQLREQLRASLLQASALASQLEKERQEKATNIEHHSGELEDFQAKNSQALTCLENCWKKLRSLPFADQEEGQDACAASLANIESMLVSAIKALQPWESPADSRTQTEQETRHPMESGLATHVQEPYQPILNEQEHRKLLSAQIVLEASLINQIADSLKNTTSDVYGVLRELTQSGEWPLKEESTALSAGAPMEIWAKKVLVNGEFWNQVESLSKHLGTMGEEAACTSGDRQQHISQSLADATWIRAELSYATQSLRELFHHRLQSIQETLQGTQAALQQHKCMLGEILGAYQTPDFERVIQQILETLRHPAGREDQVQTSWDQSPLGEVLRPGTDGSQEPLQAFHQSPEVLAAIQDELARQLREKASILEEISAALPALPPTEQLGGCQRLLQMSQHLSYDACLEGLGQYSSLLVQDAIIQAQVCYAACRIRLEYEKELRFYKKACQEATGVSCQKRAQAVGALKEEYEELLQKQKSEYQKVISLIEKENTELKAKVSQMDHQQRCLQEAESKHSENMFALQGRYEEEIRCMVEQLSHTENTLQAERSRVLSQLDASVKDRQAMEQQHVQQMKMLEDRFQLKVRELQAVHQEELRALQEHYIWNLRGALSLCQPSHPDSPLAPRPSEPRTVPTAKDEAESMTGLRERIQELEAQMDVMREELGHKELEGDVATLREKYQRDFESLKATCERGFAAMEETHQKKIEDLQRQHQRELEKLREEKDRLLAEETAATISAIEAMKNAHREEMERELEKSQRSQISSINSDIEALRRQYLEELQSVQRELEVLSEQYSQKCLENAHLAQALEAERQALRQCQRENQELNAHNQELNNRLAAEITRLRTLLTGDGGSESTVLPLTQGKDAYELEVLLRVKESEIQYLKQEISSLKDELQTALRDKKYASDKYKDIYTELSIAKAKADCDISRLKEQLKAATEALGEKSPEGTTVSGYDIMKSKSNPDFLKKDRSCVTRQLRNIRSKSLKEGLTVQERLKLFESRDLKKD, encoded by the exons GTGGCTAGAGATGCTCATGGTGTATCCCAGAACCAACAAGCAGAACCAGAAGAAGAAACGGAAAGTAGAGCCACCCACCGCACAG GAGCCTGGGCCTGCTAAGATGGCTGTCACGAGCAGcactggtggtggcagtggcagtaGCAGTAGCAGCATTCCCAGTGCCGAGAAAGTTCCTACCACCAAATCCACACTCTGGCAGGAAGAAATGAGAGCCAAAGACCAGCCTGATGGGAACAGCCTGAATCCAGCTCAGAGTCCCAGCCAAAGCCTGCCTCCTGCTGCTTGCACCCCACGGGAACCAGGGCCAGAAAGCAAAGAAG aTGAAAGCACCATGAGTGGGGACCGTGTGGATAGTGGTCGGAAAGTACGGGTAGAGAGTGGCTACTTCTCCCTGGAGAAGGCCAAGCAGGACCTGAGGGCTGAGGAGCAGCTGCCTCCACCActctctccacccagccccaGCACCCCACACAGCAGGTACGGTTGTCCTGGATCGCCTTCACAGGAACTCAGCCACCCCCTTCACTCCCCAGGTCTTCCAGCCCCAAGTCGCATGGTCTACAGCATCTTCCCTGACAGTATGGGTGAGGCCAGCAGGCCGCCCAACCACATGGACTCCAGCggtgctggggggtggggaacaGAGATACCGGGGAGCACCTTTGCCTTTAAAGCCAGCAGGCAGTATGCCGCCCTGGCCGACGTCCCTAAGGCCATCCGGATCAGCCATCGAGAAGCCTTCCAGGTGGAGAGAAGGCGGTTGGAGCGTAGGACTCGGGCCCGGAGCCCTGGCAGGGAAGAGGTGGCCCGTCTGTTTGGCAACGAGCGGAG GAGGTCCCAGGTAATTGAGAAATTTGAGGCCTTGGACATTGAAAAGGCAGAGCACATGGAAACCAACATGCTGATTATGACCACTCCATCAAGTGACACTCGTCAGGGCCGCAGTGAGAAACGGGCCATCCCTAGAAAGCGG GACTTTGCCAGTGAAGCCCCCACAGTTCCTCTCTCAGATGCTTGTCCCCTGTCTCCACACCGAAGAGCCAAGTCATTGGACAGGAGGTCCACAGAATCCTCCATGACG cCTGACCTACTGAATTTCAAGAAAGGCTGGCTAACCAAGCAGTATGAGGATGGccag TGGAAGAAACACTGGTTTGTCCTGGCCGATCAGAGCCTGAGATACTACAGGGATTCCGTGGCTGAGGAG GCAGCTGACCTAGATGGAGAAATTGACTTGTCCACCTGTTATGATGTCACCGAGTATCCAGTCCAGAGAAACTATGGCTTTCAGATTCAT ACCAAGAAGGGTGAGTTCACCCTGTCAGCCATGACATCTGGCATACGACGGAACTGGATCCAGACCATTATGAAACATGTGCTCCCAGCATCTATCCCAGATGTGACCAG CTCATTGCCtgaggaaaagaataaaagcacACCTTCTTTTGAGACCTGCCCGAGGCCAAATGAGAAGCAAGAAGCTGAGCCAGGAGAGCCAGATCCTGAGCAAAAGAAGAGCCGTGCTCGAGAGCGGAGGCGGGAGGGCCGCTCCAAGACGTTTGATTGGGCTGAATTCCGCCCCATTCAACAGGCCCTGGCTCAAGAAAGGGCCAACACTGTGGGGTCCTCTGATGCTGGTGAACCTGGGCGTCTTGAAGCGGAGCCAGGTGAGCTGGAGCGTGAACGAGCCCGAAGGCGAGAAGAGCGCCGCAAGCGCTTTGGGATGCTGGAAACTGTTGATGGGCCAGGTATGGAGGATACAGCCTTACGTATGGACATAGACCGGAGCCCAGGGCTGCTGGGAGCCCCTGACCTCAAGACACAGAATGTCCATGTGGAAATTGAGCAGCGGTGGCACCAAGTGGAGACTACCCCTCTCAGGGAGGAGAAACAGGTGCCTATTGCCCCTCTGCATCTATCCTTGGAGGACAGAACTGAACGGCTCTCCACACACGAGCTCACCTCTCTGCTAGAGAAAGAG CTGGAGCAGAGCCAGAAAGAGGCCTCGGATCTTCTAGAGCAGAATCGGCTTTTGCAGGACCAGTTAAGGGTGGCCCTGGGCCGAGAGCAGAGTGCCCGGGAGGGCTATGTGCTGCAG ACTGAAGTGGCCACTTCCCCATCCGGTGCCTGGCAGAGGCTCCATAGAGTCAACCAAGACCTCCAAAGTGAGCTGGAAGCTCAGTGCCGGCGACAAGAGCTCATCACCCAGCAGATTCAGACGCTGAAACATAGCTATGGGGAGGCCAAGGATGCAATCCGGCACCATGAGGCTGAGATTCAAACCCTGCAAGCAAGACTTGGTAATGCAGCTGCAGAACTGGCCCTTAAGGAGCAGGCTCTAGCCAAGCTCAAGGGTGAGCTGAAGCTGGAGCAGGGCAAAGTTCGTGAGCAACTGGAGGAATGGCAGCACAGCAAGGCCATGCTGAGTGGCCAGTTGAGGGCCAGTGAGCAGAAACTCAAAAGTACAGAAGCCTTACTGCTAGAGAAGACACAAGAACTGAGGGACCTAGAAACGCAGCAGGCATTGCAAAAGGACCGACAGAAGGAGGTGCAGAGGCTGCAGGAATGCATTGCTGAGCTCAGCCAGCAGCTAGGTACCAGTGAGCAGGCCCAGCATTTGATGGAGAAGAAGTTGAAGAGGAACTACACATTGTTACTGGAGAGCTGtgagcaggagaagcaggcactTTTGCAGAACCTCAAGGAGGTAGAGGACAAGGCTAGTGCCTATGAGGACCAGCTACAAAGCCATGTGCAGCAGGTGGAGGCCcttcagaaagagaaactgaatgAAACAAGCAAAGGCAGTGAGCAGGTGCACCAGCTAGAGGAAGAGCTGGAAGCCCGGGAGGCTAGCATCCGCCAGTTAGCCCAGCACGTACAGAGCCTCCATGATGAACGGGATCTCATCAAGCAGCAATTCCAAGAACTCATGGAACGTGTGGCCATGTCTGATGGGGATGTGGCTGAGCTCCAAGAGAAGCTGAGGGGAAGAGAAGCTGACTACCAGAACCTAGAGCACTCACACCACAAGGtctctatccagctacagagtgTACGCACTCTgctgagagaaaaggaagaagaactgAAGCACATTAAGGAAGCACATGAGAGAGTTCTAGAAAAGAAAGACCAAGACCTTAATGAGGCTTTGGTTAAAATGATTGCCTTGGGCAGTAGCTTAGAGGAAACAGAAATTAAGctgcaggaaaaggaagagtgtcTAAGGAGATTTGTAAGTGATTCTCCAAAGGATGCCAAAGGGCCTCAGAGTACGGCAGAGCAAACGGAGGAGGACCGTGGCATTTTGCCCCTAGGCTCAGTCACCAGAGTATTTCCAGGCTTTCCCCACTCACAGCCAGAGGATGAAGACCCAGGTGCTGGCCTAGGCGAAGAATGTAACAGTGGTAGCCCCAGCAGAGAGGAGAACATGGTACCCCCAAAGTCTGCAGATGTGCCTGACAGGGATGGGCATCTGCAAAGCACCTCTAAGTCTGACCAGGGAGCACCTGTAAAAAGGCCAAGAATCCGGTTCTCCACAATCCAGTGCCAAAGATACATACACCCTGAGGGTTGTGCAAAGGCCTGGACTAGCAGCACATCATCAGACACCAGCCAGGACCAGTCACCCTCAGAGGACAGTGTGTCCTCAGAAGCTACCCCTAGCACACTCCCTGCAGCTGCAGATGCTGAAACATATATCTCTATAATCCACTCCCTGGAGACAAAGCTCTATGTCACAGAGGAGAAACTCAAAGACGTGACCGTGAGGCTGGAGAGCCAGCAGGGCCAGAGTCAGGAGGCATTGCTTGCGTTGCACCAGCAGTGGGCTGGCACTGAGGCACAGTTGAGGGAGCAACTCCGTGCCAGCCTACTACAGGCTAGCGCACTGGCCTCTCagctagagaaagagagacaggagaagGCAACAAACATTGAACACCACTCTGGGGAGCTGGAAGACTTCCAAGCCAAAAATAGCCAAGCCCTGACATGCTTAGAAAACTGCTGGAAAAAGCTAAGGTCTCTGCCATTTGCTGACCAGGAGGAGGGACAGGATGCATGTGCAGCCTCCCTGGCTAACATAGAGAGTATGCTTGTGAGTGCTATAAAGGCCCTTCAGCCTTGGGAATCCCCAGCAGACAGCAGGACGCAGACTGAGCAAGAGACAAGGCATCCCATGGAAAGTGGTCTGGCAACCCATGTTCAGGAGCCCTACCAGCCCATATTGAATGAACAGGAACATAGGAAGCTACTTTCTGCTCAGATAGTTCTGGAGGCCTCACTCATCAACCAAATTGCTGACTCTCTAAAGAATACCACTTCAGATGTGTATGGTGTTCTCCGTGAGCTTACTCAGTCAGGGGAGTGGCCTCTGAAGGAAGAAAGTACTGCCCTCTCTGCTGGGGCTCCAATGGAGATTTGGGCCAAGAAGGTACTGGTGAATGGTGAGTTCTGGAACCAGGTCGAGTCCCTAAGTAAGCACCTAGGGACAATGGGAGAAGAAGCAGCCTGCACGTCAGGAGACAGGCAGCAGCATATTTCCCAAAGTCTGGCTGATGCCACATGGATTCGTGCAGAGCTCAGCTATGCCACACAATCATTAAGAGAATTGTTCCACCATAGGCTACAGAGCATACAGGAGACCCTACAGGGGACCCAGGCAGCCCTACAGCAGCAcaagtgcatgctgggagaaatCTTGGGAGCCTACCAAACCCCAGACTTTGAAAGAGTAATACAGCAGATCTTAGAAACCCTCAGGCATCCAGCTGGCAGGGAGGACCAAGTACAAACATCCTGGGACCAGAGCCCATTAGGAGAGGTACTGAGGCCAGGCACAGATGGCTCCCAAGAGCCTTTGCAGGCTTTCCATCAGAGCCCTGAAGTCCTTGCTGCCATTCAGGATGAGCTGGCCCGGCAGCTGAGGGAAAAGGCTAGCATCCTTGAGGAGATTTCAGCTGCCTTACCAGCCCTGCCTCCCACAGAGCAACTAGGGGGTTGCCAAAGGCTTCTGCAAATGTCACAGCATCTCTCATATGATGCTTGTCTAGAGGGCCTTGGTCAGTATTCTTCATTACTGGTTCAAGATGCAATTATTCAGGCTCAGGTGTGTTATGCAGCATGCAGAATTCGGCTGGAGTATGAAAAGGAGCTGCGGTTTTACAAGAAGGCCTGTCAGGAGGCCACAGGGGTCTCTTGCCAGAAGCGTGCTCAAGCAGTTGGAGCCCTGAAGGAGGAGTATGAAGAACTTCTCCAGAAACAGAAGAGTGAGTACCAGAAGGTGATCTCCCTCATTGAAAAGGAAAACACTGAGCTCAAGGCCAAGGTGAGCCAGATGGATCATCAACAGAGATGTCTACAAGAGGCAGAAAGCAAACATAGTGAAAACATGTTTGCCCTGCAGGGCAGATATGAGGAGGAGATCAGGTGCATGGTGGAGCAACTGAGCCACACCGAAAATACACTGCAGGCTGAGCGTAGCCGGGTTCTCAGCCAGCTAGACGCTTCGGTCAAAGACAGGCAGGCCATGGAACAGCAACATGTGCAGCAGATGAAGATGCTGGAGGACAGATTCCAGCTGAAGGTCCGGGAGCTACAGGCTGTCCATCAGGAGGAGCTCAGGGCCTTGCAGGAACACTACATATGGAACTTGCGGGGAGCCCTCAGCCTCTGCCAACCCTCACACCCAGATTCCCCACTGGCTCCCAGGCCATCTGAACCCAGAACTGTGCCAACAGCCAAGGATGAGGCTGAATCGATGACAGGGCTACGAGAACGTATCCAGGAGTTGGAGGCCCAAATGGACGTCATGCGAGAGGAGCTGGGCCACAAAGAGCTGGAGGGTGATGTGGCCACCTTGCGGGAGAAGTACCAGCGGGACTTTGAGAGCCTCAAG GCTACATGTGAGCGAGGCTTTGCTGCCATGGAAGAGACACACCAGAAGAAGATTGAAGACCTACAGAGGCAACACCAGCGGGAGCTAGAGAAGCTGCGGGAGGAAAAGGACCGCCTCCTGGCTGAGGAGACAGCTGCCACCATCTCAG CCATTGAAGCCATGAAGAATGCTCACAGGGAGGAGATGGAACGGGAGTTAGAGAAGAGTCAGCGGTCTCAGATCAGCAGCATCAATTCGGACATTGAAGCCCTGAGGCGGCAGTACCT GGAGGAGCTGCAGTCAGTGCAGAGGGAGCTGGAGGTTCTTTCAGAGCAGTACTCCCAAAAGTGCCTGGAGAATGCACACCTGGCCCAGGCGCTGGAGGCCGAGCGGCAGGCCCTGCGGCAATGCCAGCGTGAGAACCAGGAACTCAATGCCCATAACCAG GAACTAAATAATCGCTTGGCTGCAGAAATCACACGGTTGAGGACACTACTGACTGGAGATGGTGGCAGCGAGTCCACTGTGTTACCACTCACACAGGGCAAGGATGCCTACGAGTTAGAG GTCCTGTTGCGGGTCAAAGAGTCAGAAATACAATACCTGAAGCAGGAGATCAGCTCCCTCAAGGATGAACTCCAGACAGCCTTGCGG GATAAGAAATATGCTAGTGACAAATACAAAGACATCTATACAGAGCTCAGCATTGCAAAGGCCAAAGCTGACTGTGATATCAGCAGGTTGAAAGAGCAGCTGAAAGCAGCCACAGAGGCCCTGGGCGAGAAATCTCCTGAAGGCACTACTGTATCAGGATACG